The nucleotide sequence CCAGCAAACTCAAATTTCTGCTTTTGATTATAATCTAAAATTTTCGGTTGAACTGCTGCAATATCTTTATTTACTGTAAAAAGATTGATAATAGGAGAGAGCCAGTTTTCTGTAACCTCTACATCAGAATTCAGCAAGCAATAAATATCAGCCCGAATCAACTTCAAACCTTCATTATAACCAGCTGCAAACCCAAAATTCACTTTATTCTGAATAATGTTTACCTCAGGAAAATTGTCTTTTAAAAAAACAATAGAATCGTCTGTGGATGCGTTATCAATTACAAAGATTTCTGCTACGGAAGAATGTCTAATCACCGACGGAAGAAATTTTTCCAACCAAGTTTTACCGTTCCAGTTAAGTATAGCAATGGCAAAAGTCATTATTCATCATATTTTTTAATTGCATCCTTATATTTCCACCTTCTGTGTGACCACAGCCAGTTATCTGGTCTTTTTCTAATGGTATTTTCAAGCAATTTATGAAACTTTCTCACTACCTCGTATTCTACAAACCGTTCACCATCCGGATAAATTCTATGATAATTGACCTGATAAAATCCTCTTTTCACTTTTTTCATCTCACAGTATACGAATACCATATCCATCCTCGTAGAAAGTTTATCATACCCAATGAACGCTGGCGTTTTCTGATTTAGAAATTTTAAACCGTAATTGACGTGCGAGGAATGTGGTGTTTGATCTGCGACAAACATATAAACAGAATCTCCATCATTTGGAGTTCGAAAAATATGTTTTATTACTTCATTGGCTTCCAAAGATTTATTATTAAACCTGTTGCGAACCATTTTTATTTTTTGCTCCCAGAATGTACTGTTCATTTTTCTGTAAACAGGATGACAGTTTTTCTGAGGAATAATAGTTGCCAAGGCATTAAACCATTCCCAGTTAAAAACGTGTCCGGATAATAAAATTATATTTTTTCCTTCAGCTTTTGCATCGTGGAATAGTTGCTGATTCAAATGCTGCATCCTGACTCTGGATTCTGTCTCGGAGATTGTGAAGGCTTTTAGCATCTCAGCTAGATAATCACAGAAATTAGAAAAGAAAAGTTTAGAAATATTTTTTATTTTCTTATCTGATTTTTCAGGAAAAGCATTTCTCAGATTTTCCAATACAACATCTTTTCTATATCCAATGACGTAATAATTCAATAAAAACATTATATCCGAAAAGAAATATAATACTTTTAAAGGAAATCTGGAAATCAATAATAATATGCTAAATAGGAATTGATTCAATGTATAATGAATATTGGCAAATATACTGAAAAATGGCTAGATTTTTGTTTATCTTCGGGGTTAAATACAAACAACTTTTAAGATATCATGAAAAAAACAATTCATAAATTGGTTTTAGTTTCTAGCTTATTGACATTATCTTTTTACAGTTCGCAATCCTCGGTAAACAGTTTGTCTAAAGAGCAAATTGAGGCTAAGAAAAAAGCTGCTGCAGAAGAAAAAGCAAAATTGCCAAAGCCATATCATCCAGAAGCCAATGCCGCTTTGGATATAAAGAAAGCTATAAATCAAGCTAAGAAAGAACATAAAAATGTGATGATCCAAGCAGGCGGTAATTGGTGTATATGGTGTTTAAGATTCAATGATTACGTTCAGAAAACACCGGAGCTGAAGAAAATCGTTGATGATAACTATGTGTATTATCATCTGAACTGGTCACCAGAAAATAAAAACGAAAAAATCTTTGCTACTTATGGTAATCCTGGAGATCAATTTGGTTATCCAGTTTTTATAGTTCTTGATGAAAATGGCAATCAAATTCATACTCAAGACAGCGGAGTTCTGGAAGATGGAACTGGCTATAGTCTGGAAAAAGTAAAAGATTTCTTTACAGCCTGGACGCCCAAAAAATAAAATAGTTGACACAAAGAATCCGTCTCACAACTGAGGCGGATTTTTTTTGGTTATTATATAGGATTTTTGTATATTTATCATTGATAATCAGATAGTTGTTTATGAATTTCAAGCATTATAACCAAAATCAGCTGGTGCTGTTTCCTTATAGTTTTGAGGAGTTGATTCCCGATAATCATCCTGTTCGGATTGTCAATGATATTTTGGAGAGGATCAATATAGACCCGCTGCTAAAAGCCTACAGCAAAGAGGGAAATCCCAGCTATCATCCCGTGATGATGCTCAAAGTGATGGTTTTTGCCTATATGAACAACATTTATTCCTCCCGGAAAATCGAAAAAGCACTTCGCGAAAACATCAACTTTATGTGGCTCTCCAATATGAGCATCGTGGATCATAATACCGTGAACAGATTTCGGGCTCACAAGCTTGAAGCGGCTTTCAAAGATATTTTCTCGCAAGTGGTTTTGCTTCTTGCCGAAGAAGGTTTGGTAAGTTTGAAACAGGTTTTTGTGGACGGAACGAAAATCGAAGCCCAGTCAAACCGCTACACTTTTGTGTGGGCCAATGCCATTAAAACCAACAAAGAAAAGATGCTCCGCCAACTAGAGGACCTTTGGAAATATGCCCAAAGCGTGGCAAGGGAAGAGGACAAAGACCCTGAACCGCCGGAATTTAAAGAAATCAGCAAAGAAAAAATTCAGCAAACGGTAGAAAATATCAATGCCAAATTGAAAGGCAGCGACCGCAAGACCGATTCCGACAAAAAAGCTAAAGCCAAGCTGAATTACATTAAAAATAATTTTGAGAAAAACCTCGATAAATACGAAGCTCAGGAAGCGATTTTAAAAGAAAGAAACTCTTACAGCAAGACGGATGAAGACGCCACTTTTATGAGAATGAAGGATGATCACATGCAGAACGGACAACTTAAACCCGCCTACAATGCACAAATTTCTACGGAGAATCAAATCATCGTCAATTATACCATTCATCAGCAGACCAATGACTTCAATACCCTGGAGCATCATCTTAAAAATTTTGAGAAACTCTATGGGGAAAAAAGATTGGCGGAATTAGAAGAACTCACTGCCGATGCAGGTTATGGGAGCGAGCAGAACTATGAATTGCTGGAACAGAACAATATTACACCTTATGTAAAATACAACACCTTCGACAAAGAGCAGGATGCCCATTATCAGGCGAAACACAAAACATTCAGCAAAGAAAATCTGCACTACAATCAGGAAAAAGATTATTACGTCTGTGCGATGGGTCAAAAGATGGAAAAAACGCACGTAAGCACTCGGAAAACCAAGACCGGTTACCCTCAAAAACTCTCGCATTATCAGGCTAAAAACTGTGATGGATGCCCAATCAGAGGCGTTTGTCACAGTTCCAAAGAAAATCGCAGTGTAGAGCGAAACCATCATCTGGAACAGTACAAAGAGAAAATCAGGGAACTATTAAACAGCCAAGAAGGCATTAAAAAACGCAGACAACGCTCGGTTGAAGTAGAACCTGTGTTTGCACATCTGAAACATTGCAACAATTTTAAGCGGTTTACCCTGAAAGGTCTGAAAAAAGTAGAATTGGAGTTCGGATTGCACGCATTAGCACACAATTTAAGAAAGAAAGTTGCCTAAAGAAGACAACTTTTTCTTTTTCCAAAACATTGAAGATTGGAACTGCAATAAAAAATCCGCCTCAATTTTTGTTGTGAGACGGATTCTTCTTATGAAGTATCTTGTTATCTTAAGCTTCATCAGTTTTAGGAGCATCCTCTTTTTTAGCAGGAGCTTCAACCGGAGCATCAGAAACGATATCAAACTCATAGTTGTACTCAACATTTCTGTGAAGTCTAACAAGTGCAGAGAATTTACCTGTTCTTTTAATAGTGTTACCAGGGATTTTGATGTATTTTTTATCAACTACTACACCAGCTTTTGCTAAAGCAGCAGCTAGGTCAGCATTATTGATAGAACCAAACAATTTATCACCAGCACCAACTTTTGCAGGAATAGTGATAGAAGTTTTCTTTAATTGATCTACTACACCATTTGCGGCAGCCACCAATTTAGCTTCTTCTTCTTTTCTGGATTCCAAAGTAGCTTCCAATTGAGCTTTGTTCTTTGGAGTTGCCAATAGTGCAA is from Epilithonimonas vandammei and encodes:
- a CDS encoding lysophospholipid acyltransferase family protein produces the protein MNQFLFSILLLISRFPLKVLYFFSDIMFLLNYYVIGYRKDVVLENLRNAFPEKSDKKIKNISKLFFSNFCDYLAEMLKAFTISETESRVRMQHLNQQLFHDAKAEGKNIILLSGHVFNWEWFNALATIIPQKNCHPVYRKMNSTFWEQKIKMVRNRFNNKSLEANEVIKHIFRTPNDGDSVYMFVADQTPHSSHVNYGLKFLNQKTPAFIGYDKLSTRMDMVFVYCEMKKVKRGFYQVNYHRIYPDGERFVEYEVVRKFHKLLENTIRKRPDNWLWSHRRWKYKDAIKKYDE
- a CDS encoding thioredoxin family protein, which translates into the protein MKKTIHKLVLVSSLLTLSFYSSQSSVNSLSKEQIEAKKKAAAEEKAKLPKPYHPEANAALDIKKAINQAKKEHKNVMIQAGGNWCIWCLRFNDYVQKTPELKKIVDDNYVYYHLNWSPENKNEKIFATYGNPGDQFGYPVFIVLDENGNQIHTQDSGVLEDGTGYSLEKVKDFFTAWTPKK
- a CDS encoding IS1182 family transposase encodes the protein MNFKHYNQNQLVLFPYSFEELIPDNHPVRIVNDILERINIDPLLKAYSKEGNPSYHPVMMLKVMVFAYMNNIYSSRKIEKALRENINFMWLSNMSIVDHNTVNRFRAHKLEAAFKDIFSQVVLLLAEEGLVSLKQVFVDGTKIEAQSNRYTFVWANAIKTNKEKMLRQLEDLWKYAQSVAREEDKDPEPPEFKEISKEKIQQTVENINAKLKGSDRKTDSDKKAKAKLNYIKNNFEKNLDKYEAQEAILKERNSYSKTDEDATFMRMKDDHMQNGQLKPAYNAQISTENQIIVNYTIHQQTNDFNTLEHHLKNFEKLYGEKRLAELEELTADAGYGSEQNYELLEQNNITPYVKYNTFDKEQDAHYQAKHKTFSKENLHYNQEKDYYVCAMGQKMEKTHVSTRKTKTGYPQKLSHYQAKNCDGCPIRGVCHSSKENRSVERNHHLEQYKEKIRELLNSQEGIKKRRQRSVEVEPVFAHLKHCNNFKRFTLKGLKKVELEFGLHALAHNLRKKVA
- the rplI gene encoding 50S ribosomal protein L9 gives rise to the protein MEIILKKDVENLGLEFDTVNVKPGYARNFLIPQGFALLATPKNKAQLEATLESRKEEEAKLVAAANGVVDQLKKTSITIPAKVGAGDKLFGSINNADLAAALAKAGVVVDKKYIKIPGNTIKRTGKFSALVRLHRNVEYNYEFDIVSDAPVEAPAKKEDAPKTDEA